The following proteins are co-located in the Anas platyrhynchos isolate ZD024472 breed Pekin duck chromosome 1, IASCAAS_PekinDuck_T2T, whole genome shotgun sequence genome:
- the CLDN14 gene encoding claudin-14 isoform X1: MASTAVQLLGFSLSLLGLIGTLIATILPHWWRTAHVGTNIITAVAYMKGLWMECVWHSTGIYQCQVHRSQLALPRDLQAARAMMVISCVLSALACVIAVVGMKCTHCAKGTSAKASIAVSGGIVFILAGLICLVPVSWTTNDVVTDFYNPLLPHGMKYEIGQALYLGFVSASLTILGGALLCTSGQCSGNEAPYEPQPRGTRRTAPSCRPPTVYKGNHASSLTSASHSGYRLNDYVVCPATSTKWNWPRLVI; this comes from the exons ATGGCAAGCACGGCTGTTCAGTTACTTGGCTTCTCTCTAAGCCTGCTCGGTCTAATTGGGACACTAATTGCTACTATTCTGCCACACTGGTGGCGAACGGCGCATGTAGGCACCAATATTATAACAGCTGTGGCGTATATGAAAGGGCTGTGGATGGAGTGCGTCTGGCACAGCACCGGCATCTACCAGTGCCAAGTCCACCGCTCCCAGCTCGCGCTGCCTCGTGACCTCCAAGCAGCCCGTGCCATGATGGTGATTTCCTGCGTCCTGTCCGCGCTGGCATGCGTGATTGCCGTCGTCGGTATGAAGTGCACCCACTGCGCCAAGGGGACTTCTGCCAAAGCCTCCATCGCCGTCTCCGGGGGGATCGTTTTCATCCTGGCCGGTCTCATTTGCCTGGTACCCGTTTCCTGGACCACTAACGACGTAGTTACAGATTTCTACAACCCCCTGCTTCCCCACGGGATGAAGTACGAGATAGGTCAAGCCCTGTACCTTGGCTTTGTCTCTGCATCTTTGACGATCCTCGGAGGCGCTCTGCTGTGCACATCGGGCCAGTGCAGCGGGAACGAGGCACCCTACGAGCCGCAGCCCAGAGGCACGAGGAGGACTGCTCCCTCCTGTAGACCACCAACTGTCTACAAGGGAAACCATGCTTCTTCCCTGACATCTGCTTCCCATAGCGGCTACAGATTAAATGACTATGT TGTCTGCCCTGCGACAAGCACAAAGTGGAACTGGCCACGACTTGTTATTTGA
- the CLDN14 gene encoding claudin-14 isoform X2 has translation MASTAVQLLGFSLSLLGLIGTLIATILPHWWRTAHVGTNIITAVAYMKGLWMECVWHSTGIYQCQVHRSQLALPRDLQAARAMMVISCVLSALACVIAVVGMKCTHCAKGTSAKASIAVSGGIVFILAGLICLVPVSWTTNDVVTDFYNPLLPHGMKYEIGQALYLGFVSASLTILGGALLCTSGQCSGNEAPYEPQPRGTRRTAPSCRPPTVYKGNHASSLTSASHSGYRLNDYV, from the coding sequence ATGGCAAGCACGGCTGTTCAGTTACTTGGCTTCTCTCTAAGCCTGCTCGGTCTAATTGGGACACTAATTGCTACTATTCTGCCACACTGGTGGCGAACGGCGCATGTAGGCACCAATATTATAACAGCTGTGGCGTATATGAAAGGGCTGTGGATGGAGTGCGTCTGGCACAGCACCGGCATCTACCAGTGCCAAGTCCACCGCTCCCAGCTCGCGCTGCCTCGTGACCTCCAAGCAGCCCGTGCCATGATGGTGATTTCCTGCGTCCTGTCCGCGCTGGCATGCGTGATTGCCGTCGTCGGTATGAAGTGCACCCACTGCGCCAAGGGGACTTCTGCCAAAGCCTCCATCGCCGTCTCCGGGGGGATCGTTTTCATCCTGGCCGGTCTCATTTGCCTGGTACCCGTTTCCTGGACCACTAACGACGTAGTTACAGATTTCTACAACCCCCTGCTTCCCCACGGGATGAAGTACGAGATAGGTCAAGCCCTGTACCTTGGCTTTGTCTCTGCATCTTTGACGATCCTCGGAGGCGCTCTGCTGTGCACATCGGGCCAGTGCAGCGGGAACGAGGCACCCTACGAGCCGCAGCCCAGAGGCACGAGGAGGACTGCTCCCTCCTGTAGACCACCAACTGTCTACAAGGGAAACCATGCTTCTTCCCTGACATCTGCTTCCCATAGCGGCTACAGATTAAATGACTATGTGTGA